Proteins found in one Archaeoglobus neptunius genomic segment:
- a CDS encoding class I SAM-dependent methyltransferase has product MKAVRVPKERAEEVRKLAEKKGVKDRRRRILAAGDFVEIPIIDGSEDLFSDYEIVEQVNPVFSSKMDLKSELKGIVPEEFIPSNYKILGDILMVKLKEEARKYSRTIGEALLKLNPRCKAVWCDYGRVGMLRKPRVELIAGNGSETLHRENGCVFKLDVSKVMFSLGNQAERIRVAKMVDEGEIVVDMFAGIGYFSIPIAIHSRAERIYSIEINPDSYRYLIENIGLNNVRNVIPILGDSMFVTPEKVADRVVMGHIYCQDFLPAAVRAIDGKGVIHYHESTPEAVIERPIRRVEKACSRAGRRCRILNFKKVKNYSPGVYHVVVDVEVY; this is encoded by the coding sequence ATGAAGGCCGTGAGGGTTCCAAAGGAGAGGGCGGAAGAGGTAAGAAAGCTGGCTGAAAAAAAAGGTGTGAAGGACAGGAGAAGAAGAATCCTTGCTGCTGGAGACTTTGTTGAAATCCCGATTATAGACGGGTCAGAAGACCTTTTTTCAGATTACGAAATTGTCGAGCAGGTTAACCCCGTTTTCAGCAGTAAGATGGATCTGAAGTCTGAACTTAAAGGCATCGTGCCGGAAGAGTTCATCCCAAGTAACTACAAGATTCTGGGAGACATTTTGATGGTCAAGCTGAAGGAGGAGGCGAGAAAATATTCCAGAACAATAGGTGAGGCACTTTTGAAGCTAAACCCAAGATGCAAGGCAGTATGGTGCGATTACGGCAGAGTTGGAATGCTGAGAAAACCAAGGGTCGAGCTAATAGCCGGTAATGGAAGCGAGACCCTGCACAGAGAGAACGGTTGCGTTTTCAAACTTGATGTCAGCAAGGTGATGTTCAGCCTTGGGAACCAGGCAGAGAGGATTAGGGTCGCAAAAATGGTCGATGAAGGTGAAATCGTGGTAGACATGTTTGCAGGGATAGGATACTTTTCAATACCAATTGCCATCCACTCCAGAGCTGAGAGGATATACTCAATTGAAATAAATCCCGATTCATACAGATATCTGATCGAGAATATCGGGCTGAATAACGTGAGGAATGTAATTCCGATACTCGGTGATTCGATGTTCGTCACTCCAGAAAAGGTCGCCGACAGGGTTGTGATGGGGCATATCTACTGCCAGGACTTCCTGCCGGCTGCGGTAAGGGCAATAGATGGGAAGGGAGTCATTCACTACCACGAATCCACCCCGGAAGCCGTAATCGAGAGGCCGATTAGGAGAGTCGAGAAGGCATGCAGCAGAGCCGGCAGGAGATGCAGAATTCTAAACTTTAAAAAGGTTAAGAACTATTCTCCCGGAGTTTATCACGTTGTTGTGGATGTCGAGGTTTACTGA
- the hemB gene encoding porphobilinogen synthase, whose protein sequence is MAEFPKLRLRRLRKSNLRKIFREVRLGPENLIVPVFVDENLKERKPIESMPGYFRLPVDDAVREVEGCLDLGLESFILFGVPSHKDEFGTSAHDRDGVIQRTVRKIKAEFPDAVVITDVCLCEYTTHGHCGVVSGEEILNDDTLPILGRIAVSHAEAGADIVAPSGMMDGMVGAIRKALDSAGFETVPIMSYAAKYASGFYSPFREAAESGYRFGDRKGYQMDIHNAREALREIELDIKEGADVIMVKPALPYLDIIRMAKDRFNVPLAAYNVSGEYSMIKAAIEKGWLNGDVIYEILVAIKRAGADLIITYHAKEMAEKLQ, encoded by the coding sequence ATGGCAGAATTCCCGAAGCTAAGGCTGAGAAGACTGAGAAAATCGAATCTAAGGAAGATATTCCGCGAAGTGAGGTTGGGTCCTGAAAACCTTATAGTTCCCGTTTTTGTTGATGAAAATTTGAAGGAAAGAAAGCCGATAGAATCAATGCCGGGTTACTTCAGACTTCCCGTGGATGATGCCGTGAGGGAAGTTGAAGGATGCCTGGATCTCGGTCTTGAGAGTTTCATTCTCTTCGGTGTACCGTCACACAAGGATGAATTTGGAACCTCCGCACACGACAGAGATGGCGTCATACAGAGGACTGTGAGGAAAATAAAGGCCGAATTTCCCGATGCTGTTGTCATCACAGATGTCTGTCTGTGCGAATACACAACTCACGGCCACTGCGGTGTGGTGAGTGGAGAGGAGATTCTGAACGATGATACTCTCCCCATTCTCGGCAGAATAGCAGTGAGTCATGCTGAAGCCGGAGCCGACATCGTGGCTCCGTCAGGTATGATGGACGGAATGGTTGGGGCGATAAGAAAAGCCCTTGACAGCGCCGGTTTCGAAACGGTTCCCATCATGAGCTATGCTGCAAAATATGCATCAGGCTTCTACTCACCTTTCAGAGAAGCCGCAGAGAGTGGATACAGGTTCGGTGACAGGAAGGGGTATCAGATGGACATCCACAATGCGAGGGAGGCACTCAGAGAGATCGAGCTGGACATAAAGGAGGGTGCGGACGTTATAATGGTTAAGCCAGCACTGCCATATCTTGATATCATTCGAATGGCGAAAGATAGATTCAACGTTCCACTCGCAGCCTACAACGTTAGCGGGGAATACAGCATGATAAAGGCTGCAATTGAAAAGGGATGGCTGAACGGGGATGTGATCTACGAGATTCTGGTAGCAATCAAAAGGGCTGGAGCGGATCTGATAATAACCTACCATGCCAAGGAAATGGCAGAGAAGCTTCAGTAA